The uncultured Carboxylicivirga sp. genomic interval ATATATTGATTGTATACATGAATTTGTCTATCGGCTTCTTCTGCACATTCAGGATCTACAGCTTTTGCCTTTTTATATTGATCGATAGCAGCCCAATAAACAGTGCGATGTTCGAAATCGTTAGAACCATACTTTTTACTTTCCATGGCATAGATGTTACCTATTAATATATAAGGCATCCCCCAATTACTTTTATCCTGAATAGATTTCATGGCATACTCGCGAGCTTTTGCCCCATCCTTTGAATAGGAAAAAGTTAATAATGCTAACTCGTAATAATATTTAGCTCTTACTTCAGTGTCTTCGACCAAATCAACAGCCTTTTTATAGTATTCAATAGCCTGATCTGTTTTTTGTTGTTTCAAAAAATATTTAGCAAGAAAATAAGCTGCGGATGCATTGGGATTAAGTTTATAATTCTGTTCCGATGCTTTAGCAAATAATATATTATTGGTACAATCCAGATTATTCATTAATTGTAATAAACGATCAACAGCAGGTTGATCTTCTTTTATTTCTTCGTAACGCGGAGATAATACAGCCTCGAGTTGAGCACAATCGCTCAAACCGGTATCGGCAAGCTTCTCTCCACAAGCTTTACTTATCTTTGCTAACAATTCCTGTTTTTTCGGATCTTTTTCTTTAGCGATGTTTACATTTACAATTTCATCTACTTTAATAAATACATCCAAAACCTCATCAGGACTCATTTTATCAGCAGCTGCCAATGCACTTGCAGTATTGAACCAATTAAGAGCAACCAAAGGCTCAACGTTCAGTTTCTCTAACTCATATGATTTTTCGAAATACCCCAAAGCCTCTTGTAATGCTTCAGTGCTATTTCTTCGATAAGTAATCAAATCAACGGCTTTACGGCCTAATATCCATCCTTCCGGATACTTGTTATGATCTCCAAAATACTTAATCCGTTGATCGTACACCATCATTATACTATCTACATAAGCTTGTTTTTTTGAAGCATCCTTTTCCTTTTTAAGATAATGCTTGTACATAGCCACTCCATCGGAGTATATACTGACTGTTACATCTGGACAGTTTTGAAACATCTGGCGCCAGGCCGGCATTGCATAATCGTACATCTTCTTTTTAAAGGACAAACTATACATCGAGTAGTTTTTTAAACACTCAATACTATCCTGCTCCGCTTTATTATCCTGTGCAGATACATTACTACTTAATACAAAACCAATACAAACTAATAAAAATACGCTAATTCTCTTCATGGCAATTTCAGGTTTAAGATACATGTTAAATGTGCTTGAAACTTTTTAATCAACATTTATGCCACAACTACACAACAAACTACACTAAAATCACTTACGGTTTTTGGAGGAAATAATAATTGTTTCATACCGTACATTAAGCGTTCGAAATCGCACAGTAGGGCGGTTTTAATAAATCTTTGTATTTTAGCATCCTTTAATAACTATTTAATATTTACCTAACCCAATATTATCATTGCTAAAAATCAAATATATATTGATTTAAATCCAAGTAAAACAAAATGAAAACGATAATAGACTTTTTTGAAGATAGTGTTGAAAAATACCCGTCTAATACATTTGTATGGGAAAAAGAAGACAAGGAATTTAAAAGTTATTCCTATACTGATATTAAAAAGGAAGTTCACCGTTTTGCTAACGGATTATTATCATTAAATATTAATTATGGTGATCGCTTAGCATTATTATCAGAAGGACGTCGGTTATGGTTAGAAAGTGAATTGGCTATTTTTCATATTGGTGCTATAAATGTGCCATTATCGACCAAACTAGAAGCTGATGCTGATTTAGTATTTCGTTTAAATCACTCTGAAGCTGAAACCATTATAGTATCCAAAAACCAACTACCTAAAATAAGAGCAGTTAAGGAAGAGCTTACTTCAGTAAAAAGAATATTGGTTCTAGATGACATTGAAGACCTAGAAGACATTGAATTAAGCTTAAATTACTTATATGAACAAGCTGATTTATTTGCTTCAAAAAATCCCCATGCCCTCACGGAGTCTATTCAAAAAGTTAAACCAGATACCTTTGGTAACATTTGTTATACATCAGGAACAACAGCCGATCCTAAAGGAATCATTCTTTCACAGCGCAACTATACTGCTAACATTGAGCAGGCATTTAGTTATATTGATATCCCACAACACTATAAAACACTGGTAGTATTGCCATGGGATCATGCATTTGCGCATACCGCTGCCCTTTATTCATTTATGCAAGCAGGTGCTTCAATTGCATCAGTTCAAATTGGACGTAACCAACACGAAACATTAAAAAACTTCGTCACTAATATGATGGAAGTTAAACCTGAAATTTTAATGAGTGTTCCAGCTCTTGCCAAAAACTTCAGAAAAAACATCGAAAAAGGCATAGAATCAAAAGGTAAAATTGCTTCAACATTATTTCACGCTGGTTTAAATTATGCCTATTGGTACAACGGAACTGGTAATAATGCAGGGACAGGACTTAAAATCCTAACTAAACCACTTTATTCACTTTTTAAATCTGTACTATTTAATAAGGTAAAAGACAAATTTGGAGGCCAATTGCAATACTTTATTGGAGGAGGTGCTTTGTTAGACATTGAACTGCAACGCTTTTTCTATGCCATTGGTATGCCAATGTATCAAGGATATGGATTAAGTGAAGCCTCTCCTATCATATCTGCAAATACCCCAAAACATCATAAATTGGGCTCTTCAGGTAAAGTTGTTAATGATCTGGAAATTAAAATTTGTGATGAAGAAGGTAAAGATCTCCCTATTGGTGAAAAAGGAGAAATTGTTGTCAGAGGTGAGAATGTAATGAAAGGATATTGGAAAAATCCCGAAGCGACTGCTGATACTATTAAAAATAATTGGCTTTATACCGGAGACCTTGGTTATTTAGATGATGAAAACTATCTATATGTAATGGGCCGTTTTAAAAGTCTTTTAATTGGGGCTGATGGAGAAAAGTATAGTCCGGAAGGTATTGAAGAAGCTATTATTGACCATTGCCAGTATATTGATCAGTTTGTTCTTCACAACAATCAAAATCCATACACAACAGGTTTAATTGTACCAAACAAAGAAAAAATTCAGACTTGGTTAAAACTTCATCATAAAAACATTGAAGATGAAAGCACTCAAGAAGAAATATTGAATATGATCAAAAGTGAAATTGATCATGTTAAAAATTCTAACCTTCCTGAATTATCTTTTCCTTCACGTTGGATGCCATCAACATCGGTTATTCTCCCTGAAGAATTTTCAGAAAACAACAAACTCATTAACAGCACCATGAAGGTCGTTAGAGGTAAAGTTGAAGAATATTTCGCGCAGGAAATTAGTTATTTATACTCTGCGGAAGCAAAGAATTTCAATTCACAACAGAACAAAAACAATTTAAATGCATTTATAAAAAGTTAGTAAATCGTATTAATATGTAGAAGTTTACTATATTTAATTAATTTTAAATAACGATTTTGAAATAATAGGTCTAAAAGTTTGATTCATTCATTAATAAAAACGGATAATCCATGGACTTTTTGTATCATAAATGCCTTTTTTAACGTATTTACAAAAAATTGATTTTTCTAATAACAAACTTTTTCACATTTTTACACTCAAATTCAAAGCACATTCGAATGCCGAAACCATTAAGATATGTCATCCTAACACTAACTGTGTTTGCCTTCATAAGTCAAGCATCAGCACAACGCAGACGCAGGTCAACATTTTGGGATGGTGTCCGCCTAACTCCAAGAGCTGGTATTAATATGTTCTATGGTGACTTAGTTGACCAATCAAGAACTAGCTATACACTTGGTGGAGTTGCTGAAAAAGAATTAATGCCATCATTATCTG includes:
- a CDS encoding tetratricopeptide repeat protein is translated as MKRISVFLLVCIGFVLSSNVSAQDNKAEQDSIECLKNYSMYSLSFKKKMYDYAMPAWRQMFQNCPDVTVSIYSDGVAMYKHYLKKEKDASKKQAYVDSIMMVYDQRIKYFGDHNKYPEGWILGRKAVDLITYRRNSTEALQEALGYFEKSYELEKLNVEPLVALNWFNTASALAAADKMSPDEVLDVFIKVDEIVNVNIAKEKDPKKQELLAKISKACGEKLADTGLSDCAQLEAVLSPRYEEIKEDQPAVDRLLQLMNNLDCTNNILFAKASEQNYKLNPNASAAYFLAKYFLKQQKTDQAIEYYKKAVDLVEDTEVRAKYYYELALLTFSYSKDGAKAREYAMKSIQDKSNWGMPYILIGNIYAMESKKYGSNDFEHRTVYWAAIDQYKKAKAVDPECAEEADRQIHVYNQYIPDKETGFFEGIQEGAKYTVGSWINVETTVRYR
- a CDS encoding AMP-binding protein, yielding MKTIIDFFEDSVEKYPSNTFVWEKEDKEFKSYSYTDIKKEVHRFANGLLSLNINYGDRLALLSEGRRLWLESELAIFHIGAINVPLSTKLEADADLVFRLNHSEAETIIVSKNQLPKIRAVKEELTSVKRILVLDDIEDLEDIELSLNYLYEQADLFASKNPHALTESIQKVKPDTFGNICYTSGTTADPKGIILSQRNYTANIEQAFSYIDIPQHYKTLVVLPWDHAFAHTAALYSFMQAGASIASVQIGRNQHETLKNFVTNMMEVKPEILMSVPALAKNFRKNIEKGIESKGKIASTLFHAGLNYAYWYNGTGNNAGTGLKILTKPLYSLFKSVLFNKVKDKFGGQLQYFIGGGALLDIELQRFFYAIGMPMYQGYGLSEASPIISANTPKHHKLGSSGKVVNDLEIKICDEEGKDLPIGEKGEIVVRGENVMKGYWKNPEATADTIKNNWLYTGDLGYLDDENYLYVMGRFKSLLIGADGEKYSPEGIEEAIIDHCQYIDQFVLHNNQNPYTTGLIVPNKEKIQTWLKLHHKNIEDESTQEEILNMIKSEIDHVKNSNLPELSFPSRWMPSTSVILPEEFSENNKLINSTMKVVRGKVEEYFAQEISYLYSAEAKNFNSQQNKNNLNAFIKS